In the Sulfurivermis fontis genome, TGGCACGGCACCACTCAGTCCCCCTTGTTACTGCTGATGACAAGATTCGTGAGTATCGGCATGTGAAAACGATTTGGTGATGATGAGCAAGAGTATCAGCTTTAAGAGGCCGGAACCGGAAGAGAAGGAGATCAACTACGGGGCCGACCTATCAACACTGGTGAGGTGATTGAGGGTGGGGACATCTAACCCCTGATCAATCACGAAATGCGGATGCCCAGATTTCCATGATTCCAGTGTCATGACGCATGTTTCAGTGTTGGCACGGACGTTGCCAATACCTGTTCGTCAGCATTATCCCTGTCCCAAGGCAAGATGTCATGCGCACACCCCGCGTCATGCTGTGCACCCTCTTTGTCATGGCCTCGGCGGTGGGGGCGCGCGACCTCTGAACCGGCGGGCATTTGTCGCGGGTCTTGCCATTCGCTCGTCTGCTGGCACAGGAGGCGGGGTTATCTGCCGAGGTGGAGGCGAAGGTGGCTCTGATCGGCTTAGCTGCACGCATAGTGCGAATTTGTGATGCCTTCGACGCCATGACCGGCATCCGGTCCGGGTGCAAGAGGAGGCCAATCGCAAAGGCGCTCGACATCCTCCGCGATAACCTCGGTACCCAGTTCGACCGCGATCTGGGGGAGCGCTGCCTCGCTCTCGGCGAGAGGGAGCCGGGCTTGCGTTTTGCCGCCTTCTTGCGTTATATATGCACATATATAGCGTAGGAGGTATTGGTATGGGCAGACAGTCTGGCCCGCGACTGCGCATCCTGCTCGGCTCCGATATTGCGTTAGGCCCCGGTAAGGCCGAGCTGCTCGACGCGCTGGCGCGCACCGGTTCCATCTCGGCGGCGGCGCGCGAAATGGGGATGTCATACCGGCGTGCCTGGCTGTTGGTGGACACCATGAATGCCTGTTTCCGGCAGCCTTTGGTGGAAACAGCCACGGGTGGCAAGGGCGGTGGCGGCGCCCGCGTGACCGAGTTCGGCCTCGATGTGCTGGCCCGCTATCGGGCCATGGAGATCAAGGCAGCGGCGGCGATTGCCGGCGAAATGCGTGATTTCACGCGGCTGCTGGCGACAGAAACTGAATGAAGCAAGGTGGGGCGGGCAGCCCCTTGTTTTGACAACCGTTATATACGAAAAAATATATCGGAAGGGTTAATCATGAAAACATCGTTACGCCTGCTGGCGCTGTTCCTGCTTTCCTTCCCGCTGGCGCGCCCGCTCCTGGCGGAGACGTTGACCATTGCCGCCGCCGCCGATCTCAAGTTTGCCATGGCCGAGGTGGTGGAGCAGTTCCGCGCCGCCCGGTCCGGCGACAAGATCGACGTGATCTACGGTTCGAGCGGCAAGTTCTTCACCCAAATCAAGAACGGTGCGCCGTTCGACATGTATTTCTCCGCCGACATCGAGTACCCGCGCGCGCTGGAGAAAGACGGCCTGACCAGCGGTATCACCCGGCCCTATGCCATTGGCCGCATCGTGCTGTGGAGCCTGAACCCGGAGCTGGCCCAGACCGCGTTGCGGGATTTGCCCAAGGCGCCGATCCGCAAGTTCGCCATCGCCAATCCCCATCATGCCCCCTACGGCCTGCGCGCCAAGGAGGCGCTGGAGCATCAGGGCGTCTGGTCGGCCATGGAAGCGAAACTGGTGCTGGGGGAGAACATCGCCCACACCGCGCAGTTTGTCGATTCCGGTGCGGCGGAGGCCGGCCTGGTGGCCCTGGCCCTGGTGCTGTCACCGACCATGGCGGGCAAGGGGGCGTGGACACCGATCCCGGCGCAGTGGCACGAGCCGCTGGAGCAGGGCTATGTCATTACCCGGCGCGCTGCCGGCAACCCGCTGGCCCAGGCCTTCTCCGACTACATGGCGAGCGAACCGGCGCGCGTGGTGATGCGGCGCTACGGCTTCGTGCTGCCGGGGGAAGAGGGGAAATAACATGTCCGCGGCCGACTGGATGGCATTGAGCACCACGCTCAAGCTCGCGGCGGTCACCACGCTGGTGCTGTTGATAGTCGGCACGCCGATCGCCTGGTGGCTGGCGCGGACGAAGAACAGGGTAGCGGTAGTGGTGGAAGCGGTGGTGGCCCTGCCCCTGGTGTTGCCGCCCACGGTGCTGGGCTTCTACATGCTGGTGGCGTTGGGCCCGAACGGCTTCATCGGCGGCACGCTGCTGGCGCTGGGCTGGCATCACCTCGCCTTCACCTTCGCCGGCCTGGTGGTGGCCTCCACCCTGTACTCCCTGCCCTTCATGGTGCAGCCGCTCAAAGATGCCTTCGCCGCCGTGGGCAGCCGGATGACCGAGGCCGCCGCCACCCTGCGCGCTTCGCCCTGGGACAGCTTCTTCAGTGTGGTGCTGCCGCTGTCGCGGCGCGGCTTGCTCACCGCGACGACACTGACCTTCGCCCATACCGTGGGTGAGTTCGGCGTGGTGCTGATGGTGGGTGGCAACATCCCGGGCGAGACGCGCGTGCTGTCCATCGCCATCTACGACCACGCCGAGGCCATGGACTACGCCAGCGCCCATGTGCTCGCCGGCGGCCTGCTGGTGGCCTCGTTCCTGTTGTTGTTCATGGTGTATTTCCTGAATCGGCGCTATCACGTGGTACACGTATGAACAACCAGGCGACGCACCGCCAGCGTGGCTGGCCTGCGGCTAGGCGCAGTGCCCTCGGTCCGGCGCCTGACGGGGTTGGGCCGCATTCTGCTGGTTTCCGCCGTCCTAAGGTGTTCCAGCACACGCAGGAATGGAAATGCCGATGAATAGCGAAAACATGCAGGCGCGCTTCAAGCTGGCCTACCCCGCTTTCACCTTGGATGTGGACCTCGACCTGCCCGGCCGCGGGGTGACCGCGTTGTTCGGCCATTCCGGCTCCGGCAAGACCACCCTGCTGCGCCTCATCGCCGGGCTGGCGCACACGCACGAGGGTTATTTCGCTATGAAGGGCGAGGTCTGGCAGGACGGCCGCTTCTGCCTGCCCACGCATCGACGCGCCCTGGGCTATGTGTTCCAGGAGGCCAGCCTGTTTCCGCACCTGAGCGCGCGCGGTAACCTGGAGTACGGCATGAAGCGATCTGCGGAACGCCTCGACCGCGCCGCCCTCGACCACGTCATCGAACTGCTCGGCATCGGCCACCTGTTGGAGCGCAAGCCGGGCCAGCTCTCCGGCGGTGAACGCCAGCGCGTCGCCATCGCCCGCGCCCTGGCCATCAAGCCCCGCCTGCTGCTGATGGATGAACCGCTGTCGGCCCTGGACTTGAAGCGCAAGCAGGAGATCCTGCCCTATCTGGAACGCCTGCACGATGAACTGGAAATCCCGGTACTCTATGTCACCCACTCGCCGGACGAAGTGGCGCGGCTGGCCGATCACCTGGTCCTGCTGGAAGGCGGCAAGGCGCTGGCCGCCGGCACCATCAATGAGGTGATGACGCGGCTCGATCTGCCGCTGGCGCGCGACGAGGTCGCCGAATCGATCATCGAAACCGTGGTCGCCGGCCACGATGACAAGTACAACCTCACCTATCTCGACTGCCGCGGCGGCCGCTTCGCCGTCGGCCGCCTGCAACGCACCACCGGCAAACCCGCCCGCGTGCGCATCCACGCCCGCGACGTCAGCATTGCCCTGAAGGAACACCGCGACAGCAGCATCGCCAACATCCTCCAGGCCCGTGTGCAGGAGATCGTCCCGCTCAACGACTGGCAGATGATCGTCCGCCTCGGCCTCGGCCCCGAGGCCGCCATCCCGCTGCTCGCGCGCATCACCCGCCGCTCCGCCGACCTGCTCGAACTCACACCCGGCAAGCAGGTATATGCCCAGGTGAAGAGCGTGGTGCTGGCGGAGTGAGCGGGATTCCTGCCAAGGAAACTCTGAACTTAGGAAGGTCTGAATAAGTCCATCCTGGACTTCTCAGACCACGCCAAGCAAAAAGTGTGATTTTCGCTTGGCTTCATTTTCAACGACTTATCGTCGTTGAAAAATGGCGGCACATCCCTGTGCCGCGGAAGCTCTGAACTTATTCAGAGCTTCCCTAATTCAGTGCTTCCTCAATTCAGCGTTACTTTATTCCGCCGCCAGCAGGCCTTTCAGGTAATAGATCAGCTCCAGTGCGCCGCGCGGTGTGAGGCTGTCGGGGTCGAGCTTGCGCAGTTCCACCACCACCGGCACATCGGGCGGCGGCGGCAGGGCCAGGGCCAGCTGGTGCGCCGGGTTGTCGTAGTCGCGGTGGGCGGCGTTGTCGGTTTCCAGTTCGATCAGCTTGCGCCGCGCCGCCTCGATCACCGCGCGCGGCACACCGGCCAGTTGCGCCACCTGCAGGCCGTAGCTCTGGCTGGCCGGGCCGTCCTTCACCGCGTGCAGGAACACGATGGTGTCGCCGTGCTCCACCGCGTCGAGATGCACGTTGACCACGCCCTCCACCAGTTCGGGCAGGGCCGTGAGTTCGAAGTAGTGGGTGGCAAACAGGGTATAGGCGCGGACGCGCTCGGCCAGATCGCGCGCCACCGCCCAGGCCAGCGACATGCCGTCGAAGGTGCTGGTGCCGCGTCCGATCTCGTCCATCAGCACCAGGCTCTGGTCGCTGGCGTTGTGCAGGATGTTGGCGGTCTCGGTCATCTCCACCATGAAGGTCGAACGGCCGGAGGCGATGTCGTCGGAGGCGCCGATGCGGGTGAAGATGCGATCCACCGGGCCGATGACGGCACGTGTGGCCGGGACGTGGCTGCCGATGTGGGCCAGCAGCACGATGAGCGCCGTCTGGCGCATGTAGGTGGATTTGCCGCCCATGTTGGGGCCGGTGACGATGAGCATGCGGCGGTTGTCACCGAGCACGATGTCGTTGGGCACGAAGGGCGCGCTGCTGTACTGCTCCACCACCGGGTGCCGGCCGCCTTCGATGGTGATGCCCGGTGTGGCGCTCAGTTGCGGCTGTACCCAATTCAGCGTCTCGGCGCGCTCGGCGAGGTTGGCCAGCGCGTCGATCTCCGCCAGCGCGCTGGCCATGTCCTGCAACGCGCCCAGTTCCGCGCACAGGCTGTCGAGCAGGGCGTCGTACAGCGCCTTTTCCCGCGCCAGGGCGCGTTCCGCGGCGGACAACGCCTTGTCTTCGAATTGTTTCAGTTCCGGCGTGATGTAGCGCTCGGCGCCCTTGAGGGTCTGGCGGCGGATGTAGTCGTCGGGCACCTTCTCGCTTTGGGCACGCGTCACCTCGATGTAATAGCCGTGCACCTTGTTGTAGCCGACCTTGAGGGTGGCGATGCCGCTGCGGGCGCGTTCGCGCTGTTCCAGATCGACCAGATACTGGCCGGCGTTCGCGCGGATGGCGCGCAGCTCGTCCAGTTCCGCGTCGAAGCCGGCGGCGATGACGCCGCCGTCGCGGATGAGCAGCGGCGGCGCCTCGATGATGGCGCGTTGCAGCAGGTCATGCAGCTCGGGTCGGGCGGCGCAGCGCGCGGCCAGTTCGGTGAGGCGCGTTGCGTCCAGCGCGGCGAGCCGTTGCCGCAGGGCGGGCAGGCGGCCGAGGGCGGTGCGCAGCTGCACCAGGTCGCGCGGGCGCGCCGAGCGCAGGGCGACGCGGGCGAGGATGCGCTCGACATCGCCGCTGCCGCGCAGCAGATCGCGCAGCGGTTCCCACTGCCGTTGTTCGATGAGCGATGCCACGGCCTGCTGGCGTGCGCCGAGCACGCCGTGGTCGCGCAGCGGCCGGTGCAGCCAGCGGCGCAGCAGGCGGCTGCCCATCGGCGTGGCGGTGTGGTCCAGCACGCCGGCCAGGGTGTGTTCCGGGTTGCCGCCGAGGGCGTGTTCCAGTTCCAGGTTGCGGCGGCTGGCGGCATCCAGCAGCACCGCCTCGTCGCGCCGTTCCAGCGCCAGGCCGCGCAGATGGGGCAGGGCGGCGCGCTGGGTCTCCTGCACGTATTGCAGCACGGCGCCGGCGGCGCCGAGGGCGGTGGTCAGGTGGTCGCAGCCGAAGCCGGCCAGGTCGCGGGTGCCGAACTGGGTGGCGAGCAGGCGGCGGGCGGTGTCGGGTTCGAAGCGCCAGGGCGGCAGGCGCTGCACGCCGCGCCGCCCCTGCCACAGGGGATGCGCGGGCAGATCGTCGGCCAGCAGCAGTTCCGCCGGATCGATCCGCTCCAGTTCGCCGGCCAGGGCCTCGTCGCCCTGGACCTCCATCACGGTGTAGCGGCCGGAGGTGAGGTCCAGGGTCGCCAGCCCCCAGGTGTCGCCGCTGCGATGGATGCCGCACAGCAGGTTGTCGCGCCGCTCCTCCAGCAGGGCCTCGTCGGTGACGGTGCCGGGGGTGACGATGCGCACCACCTTGCGCTCCACCGGTCCCTTGCTGGTGGCCGGGTCGCCGATCTGCTCGCAAATGGCCACCGACTCCCCCAGGCGGATGAGGCGGGCGAGGTAGCCTTCGACGGCGTGGTAGGGCACGCCGGCCATGGGGATGGGGGCCCCGGCGGAGCTGCCGCGGGTGGTGAGGGTGATGTCCAGCAGTTGCGCCGCCCGCTTGGCGTCGTCGTAGAACAGCTCATAGAAGTCGCCCATGCGGTAGAACAGCAGCAGGTGCGGGTTCTCCGCCTTGATGCGCAGGTACTGCTGCATCATAGGGGTGTGGGCGGTCAGGGCTTGGGGCTGGGCGGGACGGTTCATGGTGCGGGAAGGATAACGAAAAAGCCATGCCGCCGCGAAGGGTTGCACGATACGGCAGCGGTCTGTTACCAATGACCCGATTACATAAGGAGAGGAGCGGGAGCGTGAACAGAGATTACGAGGAAAAGCGCAATTTCATCCGCATGTGCATGGACTGCCCCATGACCTTCACCCGCTACGACGGCAGCGTGCACAGTGCGTTGGCCCGTGATCTGAGCGGCAGCGGGGTGGGGTTCGTCACCGATCAGGCCTTGACCCTGGGAGAGGTGCTGGCGGTACAGGTGGTGCCGCAGCAGGCTGTGGTGGCGCCCTTGCGGGCGGAGGTGGAGGTGGTGCGGGTACAGCCGGCGGCCGAGGGCGGCTATGACATCGGCGTGACCATCCGGCGTTTTCTTTAGACGATTTCGTCCAGTCCTTGGTGTATGCCGGTGACCGCCCCGCCGGCATAGGCCAGATAGGCGGACAGGGCACGGGCGGCATAGGGCGAGGTGCCATTGCCGGGGGCGGCAGAGGCTTCCTGCATGGTTTCGGCCCGCTGCTGACGCGCGGCCCGGATCAGTTCGCGATAGTCGGTGCTATCGTTTCCCTCCACCACCTCGCCGCGGGCGATGTATTCCGTCAGGCCGTTGCCGCGGCGGTCCTGCGGCAGTCCGGGGGGAGTTCCCGTTTCCTGCGGGGCAGGCGCGCGCGCCGGCGATTGCGCGGGTTGCAGCGGCGAGTACAGGGGAAGGGGTGAGTGGCGGATTTCCATGGCGATCTAACTATAACGGATCTCGTGATGAGCGATCAGGAACTGGGCGCATTGGCGGAACAGGTGGCGGCCACCCTGTTGGCACGGGGCTGGATGCTGGCCACGGCCGAGTCCTGCACCGGCGGCTGGGTGGCCAAGGTATGTACCGACCTGGCCGGCAGTTCGCGCTGGTTCGAGCGCGGCTTCGTCACCTATACCAATGAGGCCAAGCAGGAGATGCTCGGCGTCGAGCCTGGCGTGCTGGCGGAGCAGGGGGCGGTGAGCGAGGCGACGGTGCGGCAGATGGCCGCCGGCGCGCTGGGCCGCAGCCGCGCCCGGGTGGCTCTGGCCATCAGCGGCATCGCCGGACCGGGCGGGGCCACGCCGTTCAAGCCGGTGGGCATGGTGTGTCTGGCCTGGGCGGTATCAGGTGAT is a window encoding:
- a CDS encoding winged helix-turn-helix domain-containing protein; its protein translation is MGRQSGPRLRILLGSDIALGPGKAELLDALARTGSISAAAREMGMSYRRAWLLVDTMNACFRQPLVETATGGKGGGGARVTEFGLDVLARYRAMEIKAAAAIAGEMRDFTRLLATETE
- the modA gene encoding molybdate ABC transporter substrate-binding protein, giving the protein MKTSLRLLALFLLSFPLARPLLAETLTIAAAADLKFAMAEVVEQFRAARSGDKIDVIYGSSGKFFTQIKNGAPFDMYFSADIEYPRALEKDGLTSGITRPYAIGRIVLWSLNPELAQTALRDLPKAPIRKFAIANPHHAPYGLRAKEALEHQGVWSAMEAKLVLGENIAHTAQFVDSGAAEAGLVALALVLSPTMAGKGAWTPIPAQWHEPLEQGYVITRRAAGNPLAQAFSDYMASEPARVVMRRYGFVLPGEEGK
- the modB gene encoding molybdate ABC transporter permease subunit gives rise to the protein MSAADWMALSTTLKLAAVTTLVLLIVGTPIAWWLARTKNRVAVVVEAVVALPLVLPPTVLGFYMLVALGPNGFIGGTLLALGWHHLAFTFAGLVVASTLYSLPFMVQPLKDAFAAVGSRMTEAAATLRASPWDSFFSVVLPLSRRGLLTATTLTFAHTVGEFGVVLMVGGNIPGETRVLSIAIYDHAEAMDYASAHVLAGGLLVASFLLLFMVYFLNRRYHVVHV
- the modC gene encoding molybdenum ABC transporter ATP-binding protein; protein product: MNSENMQARFKLAYPAFTLDVDLDLPGRGVTALFGHSGSGKTTLLRLIAGLAHTHEGYFAMKGEVWQDGRFCLPTHRRALGYVFQEASLFPHLSARGNLEYGMKRSAERLDRAALDHVIELLGIGHLLERKPGQLSGGERQRVAIARALAIKPRLLLMDEPLSALDLKRKQEILPYLERLHDELEIPVLYVTHSPDEVARLADHLVLLEGGKALAAGTINEVMTRLDLPLARDEVAESIIETVVAGHDDKYNLTYLDCRGGRFAVGRLQRTTGKPARVRIHARDVSIALKEHRDSSIANILQARVQEIVPLNDWQMIVRLGLGPEAAIPLLARITRRSADLLELTPGKQVYAQVKSVVLAE
- the mutS gene encoding DNA mismatch repair protein MutS, with amino-acid sequence MNRPAQPQALTAHTPMMQQYLRIKAENPHLLLFYRMGDFYELFYDDAKRAAQLLDITLTTRGSSAGAPIPMAGVPYHAVEGYLARLIRLGESVAICEQIGDPATSKGPVERKVVRIVTPGTVTDEALLEERRDNLLCGIHRSGDTWGLATLDLTSGRYTVMEVQGDEALAGELERIDPAELLLADDLPAHPLWQGRRGVQRLPPWRFEPDTARRLLATQFGTRDLAGFGCDHLTTALGAAGAVLQYVQETQRAALPHLRGLALERRDEAVLLDAASRRNLELEHALGGNPEHTLAGVLDHTATPMGSRLLRRWLHRPLRDHGVLGARQQAVASLIEQRQWEPLRDLLRGSGDVERILARVALRSARPRDLVQLRTALGRLPALRQRLAALDATRLTELAARCAARPELHDLLQRAIIEAPPLLIRDGGVIAAGFDAELDELRAIRANAGQYLVDLEQRERARSGIATLKVGYNKVHGYYIEVTRAQSEKVPDDYIRRQTLKGAERYITPELKQFEDKALSAAERALAREKALYDALLDSLCAELGALQDMASALAEIDALANLAERAETLNWVQPQLSATPGITIEGGRHPVVEQYSSAPFVPNDIVLGDNRRMLIVTGPNMGGKSTYMRQTALIVLLAHIGSHVPATRAVIGPVDRIFTRIGASDDIASGRSTFMVEMTETANILHNASDQSLVLMDEIGRGTSTFDGMSLAWAVARDLAERVRAYTLFATHYFELTALPELVEGVVNVHLDAVEHGDTIVFLHAVKDGPASQSYGLQVAQLAGVPRAVIEAARRKLIELETDNAAHRDYDNPAHQLALALPPPPDVPVVVELRKLDPDSLTPRGALELIYYLKGLLAAE
- a CDS encoding PilZ domain-containing protein is translated as MNRDYEEKRNFIRMCMDCPMTFTRYDGSVHSALARDLSGSGVGFVTDQALTLGEVLAVQVVPQQAVVAPLRAEVEVVRVQPAAEGGYDIGVTIRRFL
- a CDS encoding CinA family protein; this translates as MSDQELGALAEQVAATLLARGWMLATAESCTGGWVAKVCTDLAGSSRWFERGFVTYTNEAKQEMLGVEPGVLAEQGAVSEATVRQMAAGALGRSRARVALAISGIAGPGGATPFKPVGMVCLAWAVSGDAVVSCTRHFEGDRDAVRRQAVAAALQGVLDVLAAA